One genomic window of Salvelinus alpinus chromosome 17, SLU_Salpinus.1, whole genome shotgun sequence includes the following:
- the LOC139542442 gene encoding pancreatic progenitor cell differentiation and proliferation factor, with protein sequence MASIPSTGSLIATHDYYRRRIGSTSSNSSCGSSEYAGEVIPHPPGLQRQDSGHWWSSFFFPNKQNQPGSMIGSEQKSGTYTVTNGQVACIAREMVLKKQLSRQLGESSDSGKVEQGSPPPS encoded by the exons ATGGCATCAATTCCGTCCACTGGCTCTCTCATCGCCACCCATGATTACTATAGAAGGCGCATAGGCTCCACTTCTAGCAACAGCTCCTGTGGCAGTTCTGAGTATGCTGGTGAAGTCATTCCACACCCCCCAG GTCTGCAGAGACAGGACTCTGGTCACTGGTGGTCTTCTTTCTTCTTCCCAAACAAACAGAACCAGCCTGGCAGCATGATTGGATCTGAACAGAA GAGTGGAACGTACACAGTGACCAACGGGCAGGTGGCGTGTATCGCCAGGGAGATGGTGTTGAAGAAGCAGCTCAGTAGGCAACTCGGTGAAAGCAGTGACTCTGGGAAGGTGGAACAAGGGAGCCCACCACCCTCCTAA